From Skermanella sp. TT6, a single genomic window includes:
- the cas1c gene encoding type I-C CRISPR-associated endonuclease Cas1c — protein MRQHLNTLFVTTEGAWLRKDGANIIVEVGRTEVGRVPAHMMGSVVCFGRVGMSPPLMGFCAEQGIAVSFLSEHGRFVARVEGPQSGNVLLRRRQYQAADDAAASALVARSFVAGKAANQRTVLRRALRDHGDSLGEAERARLDGAQRRLGDVARLAAEAMETDVVRGHEGDGASAYFGVFDLMIRVADPALRFTGRSRRPPMDACNALLSFLYAMVGHDCRSALETVGLDPQVGFLHRDRPGRAGLALDLMEEVRPILADRVALSLINRQQVTAADFQRMEGGAVLLRDDARKAVLAAYQERKRDEITHAFLDEKLTLGLVPHIQARLLARHLRGDLDGYPPFLWK, from the coding sequence ATGCGCCAGCATCTCAACACCCTCTTCGTCACCACCGAAGGCGCTTGGCTGCGCAAGGACGGCGCGAACATCATCGTTGAAGTCGGGCGGACCGAAGTCGGGCGCGTGCCGGCCCACATGATGGGCAGTGTCGTCTGTTTCGGCCGGGTTGGAATGTCACCGCCCCTGATGGGGTTCTGCGCCGAGCAGGGCATCGCCGTCTCCTTCCTGAGTGAGCACGGCCGGTTCGTCGCGCGAGTGGAGGGACCACAGAGCGGCAACGTGCTGCTGCGGCGGCGCCAGTACCAGGCGGCCGACGATGCCGCGGCCAGTGCCCTGGTCGCCCGGTCCTTCGTGGCCGGCAAGGCTGCCAATCAGCGCACCGTCTTGCGTCGGGCCTTGCGCGACCATGGGGATTCCCTGGGCGAGGCGGAGCGGGCGCGCCTCGACGGTGCCCAGCGCCGTCTGGGCGACGTAGCGCGGCTTGCCGCAGAGGCCATGGAGACGGATGTGGTACGCGGGCACGAAGGCGACGGGGCCAGCGCATATTTTGGCGTGTTCGACCTGATGATCCGCGTCGCCGATCCTGCACTCCGCTTCACTGGGCGCTCACGCCGGCCGCCGATGGACGCCTGCAACGCCCTGCTCTCCTTCCTCTACGCCATGGTCGGGCATGACTGCCGGTCGGCATTGGAAACGGTCGGCCTCGATCCACAGGTGGGATTCCTGCACAGGGACCGACCCGGCCGGGCCGGGCTGGCGCTCGACCTGATGGAGGAGGTCCGCCCGATCCTGGCGGACCGCGTGGCGCTCAGCTTGATCAACCGTCAGCAGGTCACCGCGGCGGACTTCCAGCGAATGGAAGGAGGTGCAGTGCTGCTGCGCGACGATGCCCGTAAAGCGGTGCTGGCTGCGTATCAAGAGCGCAAGCGTGACGAGATCACCCACGCGTTTCTTGACGAAAAACTGACGCTCGGCCTCGTCCCGCACATCCAGGCGCGGCTGCTCGCCCGGCATCTCCGCGGCGACCTCGACGGATACCCGCCCTTCCTGTGGAAGTGA
- a CDS encoding tyrosine-type recombinase/integrase, which translates to MPRLTEKPLTATFVDKVRPSNDRTEYPDATVRGLRLRVEPTGRKSWSVLGRADGKLVRGRLGEFPAMSLANARLEAVKVLGELRKGTRPKAAATAKRSVEMVVSEWLKRDQSCNRSAAEVERSFRKDVLPQIGQMDIAAVGKADIHRLLDAIIDRHAPVEANRVFSRLRRMFTWAAGRDYVSASPLTSMEAPSSEQSRDRVLTPEELRLVWNAAGREGYPFGPMTQLLILTGQRLREVSDARWSEFDLDKGIWTIPGGRAKNGVEHVVHLAPAALEVLRTLPRYDVEFLFTTTLTTSVSGFSRARARLGTDSGVTGWCFHDLRRTFATMASQDLGLNPVVIDRILNHVSSTVRGIAAVYQRGQYLDQRKTALKAWACYVVALGRTDHIENVEPLRRPA; encoded by the coding sequence GTGCCCCGTCTCACCGAAAAACCTCTAACCGCCACCTTCGTTGACAAGGTGCGGCCGTCCAATGACCGAACCGAATACCCCGACGCCACTGTTCGGGGCCTGCGCCTGCGCGTTGAGCCGACCGGCAGGAAATCCTGGTCCGTCCTAGGCCGCGCCGATGGCAAGCTGGTCAGGGGGCGCCTGGGCGAGTTCCCAGCCATGTCGCTGGCGAACGCCAGGCTGGAAGCCGTCAAGGTACTGGGCGAGTTGCGCAAGGGCACCAGGCCCAAGGCCGCCGCCACAGCAAAGCGTTCGGTCGAAATGGTGGTTTCCGAGTGGCTGAAGCGGGACCAGTCCTGCAATCGGAGCGCCGCCGAGGTCGAACGGTCATTTCGGAAGGATGTCTTGCCCCAGATCGGCCAGATGGATATCGCCGCGGTCGGCAAGGCCGACATCCACCGACTGCTCGACGCCATCATCGATCGCCACGCGCCTGTGGAAGCAAACCGGGTGTTTAGCCGGTTGCGGCGGATGTTCACCTGGGCTGCCGGCCGCGACTATGTGAGCGCAAGCCCGCTGACGTCGATGGAGGCGCCGAGCAGCGAGCAGTCACGCGACAGGGTACTAACGCCGGAGGAGCTCCGCCTTGTATGGAATGCTGCCGGCCGCGAAGGATATCCCTTCGGACCGATGACCCAGTTACTGATCCTGACCGGTCAGCGCCTCCGGGAAGTCTCGGACGCCCGCTGGTCGGAGTTCGACCTTGACAAAGGCATCTGGACCATCCCAGGCGGACGGGCCAAGAACGGTGTCGAGCACGTTGTCCATCTTGCCCCGGCCGCGCTGGAGGTGCTGAGAACCCTGCCCCGGTATGACGTCGAGTTCCTGTTCACGACAACGCTGACCACCTCCGTCAGCGGCTTCAGCCGTGCCCGCGCCCGGCTCGGGACGGACAGCGGTGTCACCGGATGGTGCTTCCATGACCTGCGCCGGACATTCGCGACGATGGCCAGTCAGGATTTAGGACTCAACCCAGTCGTGATCGATCGTATCCTGAACCACGTCAGCAGCACGGTTCGCGGCATCGCCGCCGTTTACCAGCGGGGTCAGTATCTGGACCAACGCAAGACGGCTCTGAAGGCATGGGCATGCTACGTGGTCGCCCTGGGGCGCACGGATCATATCGAAAATGTAGAGCCGCTGCGGAGGCCGGCATGA
- a CDS encoding terminase small subunit: MTAATRKVRSGLTEKQQRFVENLLGGLQPIDAYVEAYKPKMTRRSASYRARDLLNHPRIIAAMAEAQEAARERRVVSLETVTDLLLEAAELARQREQPGALTGAAVALAKLHGLMDAPPSTTNTETLTGEALEAEFRSVMVALGIQPPDDLAEAVLTSSMHPRSSFDRARHCRGV; the protein is encoded by the coding sequence ATGACGGCGGCGACGCGGAAGGTAAGGTCCGGTCTGACCGAGAAGCAGCAACGCTTCGTCGAGAACCTGCTCGGTGGGCTGCAGCCGATTGATGCCTACGTTGAGGCGTACAAGCCGAAGATGACCCGCCGGAGCGCCAGCTACCGGGCGCGGGACCTCCTCAATCATCCAAGGATCATTGCAGCCATGGCCGAAGCACAGGAAGCAGCGCGTGAGCGGCGTGTCGTCAGCCTGGAGACCGTCACCGATCTCCTTCTTGAAGCCGCCGAACTTGCCCGTCAGCGCGAGCAGCCGGGCGCCCTGACCGGGGCAGCGGTGGCGCTCGCCAAGCTGCATGGATTGATGGACGCGCCACCGTCGACCACCAACACCGAAACCCTTACTGGCGAGGCGTTGGAGGCGGAGTTCCGCTCCGTGATGGTGGCCTTGGGCATCCAGCCGCCCGACGATCTCGCGGAGGCGGTGCTGACCAGTTCGATGCACCCCCGGTCCAGCTTTGACCGGGCTCGTCACTGTCGCGGAGTTTAG
- a CDS encoding helix-turn-helix transcriptional regulator: MDDRTTQPSFPKGGVSPMPSAVPKLVTAKELSAKIPYSAVHVWRLEQKGEFPRRIHLGCNRVAWLEAEILEWLARKLAEREAAALTREAA; this comes from the coding sequence ATGGACGACCGAACGACCCAACCTTCCTTTCCCAAAGGCGGGGTCTCACCAATGCCGTCGGCGGTTCCCAAGCTGGTAACCGCGAAGGAACTGTCCGCCAAAATTCCGTACAGCGCCGTGCATGTCTGGCGCCTAGAGCAAAAAGGCGAGTTCCCTCGCCGTATCCATCTTGGTTGCAACCGGGTAGCCTGGCTGGAAGCCGAAATCCTCGAATGGTTAGCCAGGAAGCTGGCCGAGCGCGAAGCAGCCGCCCTGACGCGTGAAGCGGCGTAA
- the cas4 gene encoding CRISPR-associated protein Cas4, with amino-acid sequence MDEDEEPLPLSALQHYLFCPRQCALIHVERQWAENRFTAEGLLLHERVDQGGKSTRDGIRTVRSVPLRCRRLGLTGVADAVELHGKGKDRRPYPVEYKRGRPKAHRADEVQLCAQALCLEEMFGGEVPEGALFYGENRRRTVIRFDAELRALTERIAEAAHAMVRSEITPPPDYSPRKCSQCSLIDLCQPRRLSRPPKVANWLRCQLRD; translated from the coding sequence ATGGACGAAGACGAAGAGCCGCTGCCCCTGTCGGCCCTCCAGCACTACCTGTTCTGCCCGCGCCAGTGCGCGCTGATCCATGTCGAGCGGCAATGGGCGGAAAACCGCTTCACGGCGGAAGGGCTGCTGCTGCACGAACGGGTGGACCAGGGTGGCAAATCCACCCGCGACGGCATCCGCACCGTCCGATCGGTCCCGCTGCGCTGCCGCCGGCTGGGGCTGACCGGCGTCGCCGATGCGGTGGAACTCCATGGCAAGGGGAAGGACCGGAGGCCCTATCCGGTGGAATACAAGCGGGGCAGGCCGAAAGCCCACCGGGCGGACGAAGTCCAGCTCTGTGCCCAGGCGCTGTGTCTGGAAGAGATGTTCGGCGGCGAGGTGCCGGAAGGTGCCCTGTTCTACGGCGAGAACCGCCGCCGCACAGTGATTCGGTTCGATGCGGAACTGCGGGCGCTAACTGAGCGTATCGCTGAAGCCGCCCATGCCATGGTTCGGTCAGAGATCACACCGCCGCCCGACTACTCACCGCGCAAGTGCAGCCAGTGTTCGCTGATCGATCTGTGCCAACCCCGTCGCCTATCGCGGCCGCCCAAGGTGGCCAACTGGCTGCGATGTCAGTTGAGGGATTAA
- a CDS encoding primase-helicase family protein, with protein MTISAFPYDHGGAPNLGAVEFALYWSKGNPFTLIAIYPSGKLIGRTLNPDEIEAGVPKFVKFHQENQANIYFVPNQTHGPVSTKPAKSHMAAALAVCVDIDPREAEELKPGGWDRERQRILAQADELAADPDCPPTVIIDSGNGVQLFWRFAEPCPLDGPNGEATRRNEALAKAIGKALGGDNTFNTDRIMRMPGTLNFPHGKKKDKGRGITQARVLWLGGGEYSPDQLEALPDRLFAEWGPSAFSEEATDLPANRPRSPMTTPEMGAAIAALISEMRAKRVLEVREWADLSPALQSGLDAALATSEPLRCRWEGDTAGLMDTSRSGLDMSLASMLKQAGFSGVDVALILRAFEHGAACETGKHTTEAAQLRYLARCVVRSFDRADTPAWVLKMNERHAVVFDAGKTLVMTEKLDYATGKPVYVFSSPAQISSLYANHRVEVGRRKNGQPMRRPLGDAWLEHEHRRQFLGGLVFLPGQVAPADTFNLWRGFGIEPRPGEWPLLRRHLLDVICLGSTSLCDWLLNWCAHMFQQPMVKAEVAVVLRGGEGNGKGTLGRALRDILGIHGIQVTNPRHVVGNFNGHLRDVLLLFADEAFFAGDRAADGVLKGLITEPTLMIERKGVDAVQAPNLLRVIMATNNDWAVPAAKDARRYLVLDVPDTVKGKSEYFTALNAEMEAGGLAAFLHDMLRRDIARWNHRTAPTTAGLIEQKLFSLHGVSRWWFERLCVADCIFRLNPPSDFGGKRPPVSVQTALPFRRFRPHVGVEMGGV; from the coding sequence GTGACGATAAGTGCATTCCCCTACGACCATGGTGGCGCGCCGAACCTTGGCGCCGTTGAATTCGCGCTCTATTGGTCGAAAGGCAATCCCTTCACATTGATCGCCATTTATCCGAGCGGTAAGCTGATCGGCAGAACCTTAAATCCTGATGAGATCGAAGCCGGAGTACCGAAGTTCGTTAAGTTCCATCAGGAGAACCAGGCGAACATATACTTCGTCCCCAATCAGACACACGGGCCGGTATCAACAAAGCCGGCCAAGTCGCACATGGCCGCCGCGCTCGCTGTTTGCGTTGACATCGACCCCCGGGAAGCCGAGGAACTCAAGCCCGGCGGCTGGGATCGGGAACGCCAACGGATTCTCGCCCAAGCAGACGAACTCGCTGCCGATCCTGACTGTCCGCCGACCGTGATCATCGACAGCGGCAACGGCGTCCAGCTGTTCTGGCGCTTTGCCGAGCCATGCCCCCTCGACGGACCGAACGGTGAGGCGACACGCCGAAATGAAGCGCTCGCCAAGGCCATCGGGAAAGCGTTGGGCGGCGACAACACCTTTAACACCGACCGCATTATGCGTATGCCGGGAACGTTGAACTTTCCTCATGGGAAGAAAAAGGACAAGGGGCGTGGCATAACCCAGGCGAGGGTTCTATGGTTGGGCGGTGGGGAGTACTCGCCCGATCAGCTGGAGGCATTGCCGGACCGGCTGTTCGCCGAGTGGGGACCATCCGCTTTTTCTGAGGAGGCCACGGACCTTCCCGCAAACCGGCCCCGGAGCCCGATGACGACTCCTGAGATGGGGGCGGCCATTGCCGCCCTGATCAGCGAGATGCGCGCTAAGCGCGTGCTGGAAGTCCGGGAATGGGCCGACCTGTCGCCAGCCCTCCAGTCAGGCCTGGATGCCGCCCTGGCCACGTCCGAGCCTCTGCGGTGCCGCTGGGAGGGAGACACCGCCGGGCTGATGGACACCAGCCGCAGCGGCTTGGATATGAGTCTCGCGTCCATGCTCAAGCAGGCCGGCTTCTCGGGCGTCGATGTTGCGCTCATCCTGCGGGCCTTCGAGCATGGAGCGGCCTGCGAAACGGGTAAGCACACCACCGAGGCGGCCCAACTCCGGTATCTCGCACGCTGCGTCGTGCGATCCTTTGACCGGGCGGACACGCCTGCTTGGGTCCTGAAGATGAACGAGCGGCACGCCGTCGTGTTCGACGCCGGCAAGACGTTGGTGATGACGGAAAAGCTCGACTACGCGACTGGAAAGCCGGTCTATGTCTTCAGCTCCCCCGCCCAGATTTCCTCCCTATACGCGAACCACCGGGTTGAGGTCGGCAGGCGCAAGAACGGGCAGCCGATGCGGCGTCCTCTTGGTGACGCTTGGCTGGAACACGAACACCGCCGGCAATTCCTGGGCGGCTTGGTGTTTCTGCCCGGCCAGGTGGCCCCGGCGGACACCTTCAATCTCTGGCGCGGCTTTGGCATCGAGCCTCGCCCGGGTGAGTGGCCGCTGCTGCGCCGGCATCTCCTCGACGTCATCTGCTTGGGCAGCACCAGCCTGTGCGATTGGCTGTTGAACTGGTGCGCGCACATGTTCCAACAGCCCATGGTCAAGGCAGAGGTGGCCGTCGTCCTGCGCGGCGGCGAGGGCAACGGGAAGGGAACCCTGGGGCGTGCTCTCCGCGACATCTTGGGCATACACGGCATCCAGGTGACCAACCCGAGACACGTGGTCGGGAACTTCAACGGCCATCTGCGCGATGTGCTCCTCCTGTTCGCCGACGAAGCCTTCTTCGCCGGCGACCGGGCTGCCGACGGGGTGCTCAAGGGGTTGATCACCGAACCGACGCTGATGATCGAACGCAAGGGGGTGGATGCTGTCCAGGCACCGAACCTGCTGCGGGTCATCATGGCGACCAACAATGACTGGGCCGTCCCGGCCGCCAAGGACGCACGCCGGTACCTGGTGCTCGATGTTCCTGACACGGTGAAGGGCAAGAGCGAATATTTCACCGCGTTGAACGCTGAGATGGAGGCCGGCGGATTGGCGGCGTTCCTCCACGACATGCTCCGACGTGACATTGCCAGGTGGAACCACCGCACGGCGCCGACGACGGCCGGCCTGATCGAGCAGAAGCTCTTCAGCCTGCACGGCGTATCACGCTGGTGGTTCGAGCGGTTGTGTGTGGCCGACTGCATATTTCGGCTGAATCCGCCCTCTGATTTCGGGGGAAAGCGCCCCCCTGTTTCGGTTCAAACCGCCCTGCCGTTTCGGCGATTTCGCCCACACGTGGGAGTAGAGATGGGCGGCGTCTGA
- the istB gene encoding IS21-like element helper ATPase IstB, producing the protein MKHPTHEALRRLRLYGMARGLEDLERQPERNQLSFDDQLALLVERETAERANTALASRLKRARLRQTACLEDLDWRTPRGLDRTLIRDLASCRWVREHQPLLVTGPTGIGKTFLACALGNQAAREGYGVFYTRLTRLLDDLATARLDGSLARVLRRLARLEVLIIDDWAMTELTAAQRLDLMEVIDDRHDRAATVLATQIPVANWHRSIGDATYADAILDRVVHRALRIELTGESMRRVRAADQKTARSATPS; encoded by the coding sequence ATGAAGCATCCGACCCACGAGGCTCTGCGCCGGCTGCGGCTGTACGGCATGGCGCGCGGCCTGGAAGACCTCGAGCGCCAGCCCGAGCGCAACCAGCTCAGCTTCGACGACCAGCTTGCCCTGCTGGTCGAGCGCGAGACGGCGGAGCGCGCCAACACCGCCCTGGCCAGCCGGCTGAAGCGGGCCCGGCTGCGCCAGACCGCCTGCCTGGAGGATCTCGACTGGCGCACGCCGCGCGGCCTCGATCGCACGCTGATCCGCGATCTGGCGAGTTGTCGCTGGGTTCGCGAGCACCAGCCGCTGCTGGTGACCGGCCCGACCGGCATCGGCAAGACGTTCCTGGCCTGTGCGCTGGGCAACCAGGCGGCCCGGGAAGGCTACGGCGTCTTCTACACCCGGCTGACGCGCCTGCTCGACGATCTGGCGACCGCCCGGCTCGACGGCTCGCTCGCCCGCGTCCTGCGCCGCCTGGCCCGCCTGGAGGTGCTGATCATCGACGACTGGGCCATGACCGAGCTCACTGCGGCTCAGCGGCTCGACCTGATGGAAGTGATCGACGACCGGCATGACCGTGCCGCCACGGTGCTGGCAACCCAGATCCCCGTGGCGAACTGGCACCGGTCGATCGGCGATGCCACTTACGCCGACGCGATCCTCGACCGCGTCGTTCACCGGGCATTGCGCATCGAGCTCACGGGCGAGTCCATGCGCCGGGTACGGGCGGCAGACCAGAAAACAGCCAGATCTGCAACGCCATCGTGA
- the cas2 gene encoding CRISPR-associated endonuclease Cas2 has product MLMLITYDVNTGEKAGRRRLRRVARACLDFGQRVQLSVFECEVDPAQWTALRARLIGEIDPAMDSLRFYHLGANAKRRIEHIGAKPVLDLDGPLIF; this is encoded by the coding sequence ATGCTGATGCTGATCACTTATGATGTGAACACCGGGGAAAAGGCGGGCCGCCGGCGGCTTCGCCGCGTCGCGCGTGCTTGCCTGGACTTCGGCCAGCGCGTGCAGTTGTCGGTGTTCGAGTGCGAGGTGGACCCCGCACAGTGGACCGCCCTACGGGCTCGCCTGATCGGCGAGATTGATCCGGCGATGGACAGCCTCCGCTTCTATCACTTGGGGGCTAACGCCAAGCGCCGGATCGAGCACATTGGCGCCAAGCCGGTGCTGGACCTGGATGGCCCTCTGATTTTTTGA
- the istA gene encoding IS21 family transposase, with amino-acid sequence MPRGRSDMRRIREVLRLRDEFGASVRRIAAACRMPRTTVRDYLRRLESADLRFGDVKEWSDEELERRLFPPPPAQPRPLPDWAAVERDLGRRGVTLQLLWQEYLVCHPDGYRYTQFVQRFRDWQAARAVPRMRRDHLPGDALEVDYAGMTLMIGVGADARPAQIFVACLPYSGYIYAEATWTQRSEDWLASHVRLLEHLGGAPARLVPDNLKVGVSHASFYDPTLNPGYHDLAQHYRIAVVPTRVRQPRDKAAVENAVLQVERRVLAPIRDTVFVSLDAANAAIREHLAMLNAAPLSGDKDSCRARILAERERAHLRPLPADRFVPGTWSRYKLAPDYHVVIDGAAYSVPYTAIGKTVDVHATAALISIFLRGRRVACHPRASAGSRTTLEAHQPASHRAVARYTPEHLQAEFAAVGSAATLLFERILAAAEHREQAVRAGLGLLRLGGAHGADRLEQACQAALEANVRSWRYVQRWLTSGGPPPASSDGLGEHANLRGPSYYRN; translated from the coding sequence ATGCCGCGAGGGAGATCGGACATGCGACGCATCAGGGAAGTCTTGCGGCTGCGCGATGAGTTCGGGGCGAGCGTGCGCCGGATCGCGGCGGCATGCCGGATGCCGCGCACGACGGTGCGCGATTACCTGCGCCGCCTCGAGAGCGCGGACCTGCGCTTTGGCGACGTGAAGGAGTGGAGCGACGAGGAGCTGGAGCGGCGTCTGTTCCCGCCACCGCCGGCGCAGCCACGTCCCCTGCCGGACTGGGCAGCGGTGGAGCGGGACCTGGGCCGGCGGGGCGTGACGCTCCAACTGCTCTGGCAGGAGTATCTGGTTTGCCATCCCGACGGCTACCGCTACACCCAGTTCGTCCAGCGCTTCCGGGACTGGCAGGCCGCCCGGGCAGTTCCCCGGATGCGGCGCGACCATCTGCCGGGCGACGCGCTGGAAGTCGATTACGCCGGCATGACCCTGATGATCGGGGTCGGCGCCGATGCCCGCCCGGCGCAGATCTTCGTCGCCTGCCTGCCGTACTCCGGCTACATCTACGCCGAAGCGACCTGGACGCAGCGGTCGGAGGACTGGCTGGCCTCCCACGTCCGGCTGCTGGAGCACCTGGGCGGTGCTCCGGCCCGCCTGGTGCCCGACAACCTCAAGGTCGGCGTCAGCCACGCCTCGTTCTACGATCCCACCCTCAACCCCGGCTACCACGACCTTGCCCAGCACTACCGGATCGCCGTCGTCCCGACGCGGGTGCGTCAGCCGAGGGACAAGGCAGCGGTCGAGAATGCGGTGCTGCAGGTCGAACGGCGCGTGCTGGCGCCGATCCGCGACACCGTCTTCGTCAGCCTCGACGCCGCCAACGCCGCGATCCGGGAGCACCTGGCCATGCTGAACGCAGCACCGCTGAGCGGCGACAAGGACAGCTGCCGGGCGCGGATCCTGGCCGAGCGGGAGCGTGCCCATCTGCGGCCGCTGCCGGCGGACCGCTTCGTTCCGGGAACCTGGAGCCGCTACAAGCTGGCGCCCGATTACCATGTCGTGATCGACGGCGCCGCCTACTCGGTGCCCTACACCGCGATCGGCAAGACGGTCGATGTCCACGCGACCGCCGCCCTGATCAGCATCTTCCTGCGCGGGCGGCGCGTCGCCTGCCATCCCCGGGCTTCGGCCGGCAGCCGGACGACGCTGGAAGCTCACCAGCCGGCCTCCCACCGCGCGGTGGCCCGCTACACGCCGGAACACCTTCAGGCCGAGTTCGCCGCGGTCGGCTCGGCGGCGACCCTGCTGTTCGAGCGCATCCTGGCGGCGGCGGAACATCGCGAGCAGGCGGTGCGTGCCGGTCTCGGCCTGCTCCGGCTCGGCGGCGCCCACGGCGCCGACCGGCTGGAACAAGCCTGTCAGGCCGCCCTGGAAGCCAATGTCCGATCCTGGCGCTACGTCCAGCGCTGGCTCACCAGCGGCGGTCCGCCGCCAGCCTCATCCGACGGCTTGGGCGAGCACGCCAACCTGCGCGGCCCCTCTTACTACCGGAACTGA
- a CDS encoding IS3 family transposase (programmed frameshift), which yields MTKQASPKYAPEVRERAVRMVFEHEGEHASQWAAISSIATKIGCTAETLRGWVRQAERDQGKRPGPTTDEQERIKALEREVRELRQANEILRKASAYFGPGGARPPVPEMIAFIDEQRAVHGVEPICKVLPIAPSTYRAHAARRTDPSKAPARWRSDAEISVVIRRIWDENFQVYGVRKVWRQLRREGLAVARCTVARLMRRMGLKGVTRGKTVRTTISDLAAPCPLDRVNRQFRAPRPNTLWLADFTYVATWQGFVYVAFVIDAFARRIVGWRVSSTAHAGFVLDALEQALHDRRPAKGSGLIHHSDRGSQYVAIKYTERLTDAGVEPSVGSVGDSYDNALAETINGLYKTEVIRRRGPWRTLEAVEFATLEWVDWFNHRRLLEPIGNIPPAEAEARYYAQTEDVAIAA from the exons ATGACGAAACAGGCATCACCCAAGTACGCCCCTGAAGTCCGCGAACGCGCGGTTCGGATGGTGTTCGAGCACGAAGGCGAGCACGCGTCGCAGTGGGCGGCGATCAGCTCGATCGCGACCAAGATCGGCTGCACGGCGGAGACGCTGCGGGGCTGGGTCCGGCAGGCCGAGCGCGACCAGGGCAAGCGGCCTGGTCCGACAACGGACGAGCAGGAGCGGATCAAGGCGCTGGAGCGCGAAGTCCGTGAGCTGCGCCAGGCAAACGAGATCCTTCGCAAGGCATCGGCGTATTTCG GCCCAGGCGGAGCTCGACCGCCCGTTCCGGAAATGATCGCCTTCATCGACGAGCAGCGCGCCGTCCACGGGGTCGAGCCGATCTGCAAGGTGCTGCCGATCGCCCCGTCGACCTACCGCGCCCATGCCGCCCGGCGGACTGACCCGTCAAAGGCGCCGGCCCGCTGGCGAAGCGATGCCGAGATAAGCGTGGTTATCCGGCGGATCTGGGATGAGAATTTCCAGGTCTACGGGGTCCGGAAGGTCTGGCGGCAGTTGCGGCGGGAAGGCCTTGCCGTGGCGCGTTGCACGGTAGCCCGCCTGATGCGGCGTATGGGGCTGAAGGGGGTGACACGCGGCAAGACGGTACGGACGACGATAAGCGACCTGGCGGCGCCGTGTCCGCTCGACCGGGTGAACCGTCAGTTCCGGGCGCCCCGCCCGAACACCCTGTGGCTGGCGGATTTCACGTATGTGGCGACTTGGCAGGGCTTCGTCTACGTGGCCTTCGTCATCGACGCCTTTGCCCGGCGGATCGTCGGCTGGCGGGTCTCCAGCACCGCCCACGCCGGCTTCGTGCTGGATGCCCTGGAGCAGGCGCTTCACGACCGCCGACCTGCCAAAGGCAGCGGTCTCATTCATCATTCCGATCGCGGGTCGCAATATGTCGCTATCAAGTACACCGAGCGTCTCACCGACGCTGGCGTCGAGCCCTCCGTGGGAAGCGTTGGCGATTCCTATGACAATGCCTTGGCCGAGACGATCAACGGCCTCTACAAGACCGAGGTGATCCGGCGCCGCGGACCGTGGCGCACCCTGGAAGCCGTCGAGTTCGCCACCCTGGAATGGGTGGACTGGTTCAACCACCGGCGCCTGCTCGAGCCCATCGGCAATATCCCGCCCGCCGAGGCCGAAGCGCGCTACTATGCTCAAACCGAGGACGTCGCCATAGCGGCGTGA